The Acidimicrobiales bacterium genome window below encodes:
- a CDS encoding FHA domain-containing protein — protein sequence MTSIFCNRCGHRNPEGSNFCSSCGAVLEHPEGGDSTVSTITLSPVEATGEVGEEEVTVAVDDLPPEMGMLVVKRGPNAGSRFILGPGTTTVGRHPDSDIFLDDVTVSRRHAEFVHEGREFSVDDVGSLNGTYLNRERIDQKSLIHSGDEVQIGKFKLVFLFEVRGR from the coding sequence GTGACGTCGATCTTCTGTAACCGCTGCGGTCACCGCAACCCCGAGGGGTCGAACTTCTGCTCCTCTTGCGGCGCGGTGCTCGAGCATCCCGAGGGTGGCGACTCGACCGTTTCGACGATCACGCTCTCGCCCGTCGAGGCCACCGGCGAAGTCGGCGAAGAGGAGGTCACCGTCGCAGTGGACGACCTGCCGCCCGAAATGGGCATGCTCGTGGTCAAGCGGGGCCCGAACGCCGGATCGCGCTTCATCCTCGGTCCCGGCACCACCACCGTCGGGCGTCATCCCGACAGCGACATCTTCCTCGACGACGTGACGGTATCCCGCCGGCACGCGGAGTTCGTCCACGAAGGGCGGGAGTTCTCCGTGGACGACGTCGGCTCGCTCAACGGGACCTACCTGAACCGGGAACGCATCGACCAGAAGAGCCTGATCCACAGCGGCGACGAGGTCCAGATCGGCAAGTTCAAACTCGTCTTCCTGTTCGAGGTCCGGGGCCGATAA
- the gcvH gene encoding glycine cleavage system protein GcvH has product MNVPDELRYTADHEWARLEGDVIRIGITDYAQDALGDVVFVQLPEPGAAVSGSESVAEVESTKSVSDIYAPVAGTVVEVNAELGDSPQRLNEDPYGEGWICVIRPTDPAALQDLLDAEGYRKLIES; this is encoded by the coding sequence ATGAATGTCCCCGACGAGCTCCGCTACACCGCGGATCATGAATGGGCGCGTCTCGAGGGAGACGTGATCAGGATAGGGATCACCGACTACGCGCAGGACGCCCTGGGTGACGTGGTGTTCGTGCAGCTGCCGGAGCCGGGCGCCGCCGTGTCGGGATCCGAATCCGTCGCGGAGGTGGAGTCGACGAAGTCGGTGTCCGACATATACGCCCCTGTCGCCGGCACGGTCGTCGAGGTCAACGCCGAGCTCGGCGACTCACCTCAACGGCTCAACGAGGACCCCTACGGTGAAGGTTGGATCTGCGTCATACGACCCACCGATCCGGCCGCGCTCCAGGACCTCCTGGACGCCGAGGGCTATCGAAAGCTGATCGAGAGCTGA
- a CDS encoding bifunctional nuclease family protein: MVEMHLSAVRVELPSNTPILLLQEVQGSHRTLPIYIGPAEAQAIAFAQQGVETPRPMTHDLMKDLLDELGAHIDRVVITELRDRTFFADIHLLSAGQRHVISARPSDAVALALRADTAIYAEEALLDAEGVLLPVDDEAEPPEADELVSEFRQFIEGIRPEDFES, from the coding sequence ATGGTGGAGATGCACCTGAGCGCAGTACGGGTGGAGCTTCCTAGCAACACGCCGATCCTGTTATTGCAGGAGGTCCAGGGCTCCCACCGGACGCTGCCGATATACATCGGCCCGGCGGAGGCTCAGGCGATCGCGTTCGCGCAGCAGGGCGTCGAGACCCCGCGGCCGATGACCCACGACCTGATGAAGGACCTTCTCGACGAACTGGGCGCTCACATAGACCGTGTGGTCATCACCGAGCTTCGGGACCGGACGTTCTTCGCGGATATACATCTGCTCTCCGCTGGTCAGCGCCACGTGATCTCGGCGCGGCCTTCGGACGCGGTGGCTCTGGCCCTCCGGGCCGACACCGCTATCTACGCGGAGGAGGCGCTCCTCGACGCCGAGGGAGTCCTGCTCCCCGTTGACGATGAAGCCGAGCCCCCCGAAGCGGACGAGCTCGTTTCCGAGTTCCGCCAGTTCATCGAAGGGATCCGCCCCGAGGACTTCGAGTCCTGA
- a CDS encoding MerR family transcriptional regulator, giving the protein MAERSHLSIGEVLSLLREEFPDVTISKIRFLESQGLVDPERTPSGYRKFYDQDVERLRWILRQQREHFLPLKVIRGRLSEHPDEPAANGATPEEGADEPGSGSEAPTSSSSPAHPAATTATTPTSRPAPSARVPAREGRRAGRSEEPATLPGLGAETGEAAPAPAEAPSPHQTAAAGVEADSYTAEELAVAAGTTPGLVNELKQYGLISIHAVVAGTAYFDRSSLDVTKAAAGFALHGVEARHLRAWRNSADREAALFEQLVMPLLRQRNPQARRQAAEMVSDLSRLGGELRAALLERALREIR; this is encoded by the coding sequence GTGGCGGAGCGGTCGCACCTCTCGATCGGCGAGGTTCTCTCCCTGCTTCGCGAGGAGTTCCCCGACGTCACCATCTCGAAGATCCGCTTCTTGGAGAGCCAGGGGCTCGTCGATCCTGAGCGCACACCGTCCGGTTACCGCAAGTTCTACGACCAGGACGTCGAGAGGCTCAGGTGGATCCTGCGCCAGCAGCGGGAGCACTTCCTGCCCCTCAAGGTGATCCGCGGCCGGCTCAGCGAGCACCCCGACGAACCCGCCGCCAACGGCGCAACGCCGGAGGAAGGCGCCGATGAGCCTGGCTCCGGCAGCGAGGCACCGACCTCCAGCTCCTCGCCGGCACATCCGGCGGCCACCACTGCGACCACCCCGACAAGCCGGCCGGCGCCGTCGGCCCGGGTGCCCGCACGTGAGGGACGCCGCGCCGGGCGCAGCGAGGAGCCGGCCACCTTGCCGGGGCTCGGCGCCGAGACCGGGGAGGCGGCCCCCGCTCCGGCCGAGGCGCCAAGCCCACACCAGACGGCCGCCGCCGGCGTGGAGGCCGACAGCTACACGGCCGAGGAACTGGCCGTTGCAGCGGGAACGACGCCGGGCCTGGTCAACGAGCTGAAACAGTACGGGCTCATCTCCATCCACGCGGTGGTGGCCGGAACCGCCTATTTCGACCGGAGCTCGCTCGATGTCACGAAAGCTGCCGCGGGATTCGCGCTGCACGGGGTCGAAGCGCGGCACCTCCGGGCTTGGCGGAACTCGGCGGACCGCGAAGCGGCGCTGTTCGAGCAACTCGTAATGCCGCTGCTGCGCCAGCGCAACCCCCAGGCCCGCCGCCAGGCGGCCGAGATGGTCTCCGACCTCTCGCGACTGGGGGGCGAGCTGCGCGCGGCTTTGCTCGAACGGGCTTTGCGCGAGATCCGCTGA